The Mesorhizobium koreense genome includes a window with the following:
- a CDS encoding pseudoazurin encodes MRYSFVAIAAGALALTVIGGAQAAEVEVKMLNHGASGAYVFEPDLVRIQPGDSVHFVAADKGHDAASIDGMMPAGAKPFTGKISQDITVKFDVPGAYGVKCQPHYAMGMVALVVVGTPTNLDAAKAFKTPGKAKAKFADLFKQYAASAK; translated from the coding sequence ATGCGTTATTCATTCGTGGCAATCGCGGCCGGCGCCCTGGCATTGACGGTGATCGGCGGTGCGCAGGCGGCCGAGGTCGAGGTCAAGATGCTCAATCACGGCGCCAGCGGCGCCTACGTTTTCGAGCCTGACCTGGTCCGCATCCAGCCCGGAGACAGTGTCCATTTCGTCGCGGCGGACAAGGGACATGACGCCGCCAGCATCGACGGTATGATGCCGGCAGGCGCCAAGCCGTTTACCGGCAAGATCAGCCAGGACATAACCGTCAAGTTCGATGTTCCCGGGGCGTACGGCGTCAAGTGCCAGCCGCATTATGCGATGGGGATGGTCGCGCTCGTCGTCGTCGGCACGCCGACCAATCTCGATGCGGCCAAGGCCTTCAAGACGCCCGGCAAGGCGAAGGCGAAGTTCGCGGACCTTTTCAAGCAATACGCCGCGAGCGCCAAGTAA
- the fdxA gene encoding ferredoxin FdxA has protein sequence MTYVVTDNCIKCKFTDCVEVCPVDCFYEGENMLVIHPDECIDCGVCVPECPAEAIFPDTDPTVGADWLRLNHEYADKWPNITRKKPPLPDADQLNGTSDKLRFFSPEPGEGDA, from the coding sequence ATGACATATGTGGTCACCGACAATTGCATCAAATGCAAGTTCACCGATTGCGTCGAAGTCTGCCCGGTCGATTGCTTCTACGAAGGCGAGAACATGCTCGTCATCCACCCCGACGAGTGCATCGATTGCGGCGTGTGCGTTCCCGAGTGTCCGGCCGAGGCGATCTTCCCGGATACCGACCCGACGGTCGGGGCGGACTGGCTGCGGCTCAACCATGAATACGCGGACAAATGGCCCAACATCACGCGGAAGAAGCCGCCGCTGCCTGACGCGGACCAACTGAACGGCACCTCCGACAAGCTTCGTTTCTTTAGCCCTGAACCAGGAGAGGGAGACGCCTGA
- a CDS encoding DUF2249 domain-containing protein: MTEASSGAEIIDVRSLIPAQRHAKIFQLVDALQPGASFILVNDHDPKPLYYQLEAEYPNQYSWTYVERGPQVWRVEIGKHAKAA; the protein is encoded by the coding sequence ATGACCGAAGCATCAAGTGGCGCCGAGATCATCGACGTCCGCAGCCTCATTCCCGCCCAGCGGCACGCGAAGATCTTCCAGCTCGTCGATGCATTGCAACCGGGCGCGTCGTTCATTCTCGTCAACGATCACGATCCCAAGCCGCTCTATTATCAACTCGAGGCCGAATACCCCAACCAGTATTCCTGGACCTATGTCGAGCGGGGGCCGCAGGTCTGGCGCGTCGAGATCGGCAAGCACGCCAAGGCCGCATAA
- a CDS encoding DUF2249 domain-containing protein, giving the protein MTETFAELDVRPILREGGEPFGKIMEAVQTLAPDQGLRLYATFKPVPLFHVLGSKGFSYEANELDGGDWEVLFRRSGTTAPAEPVAVAAASDAAGWPEPVEQMDNRDLDPPEPMVRILAALEKMEQGQVLSALLCREPIFLLPELGKRGHAWRGAFEPDGTTYKILIRIGGHRDAAA; this is encoded by the coding sequence ATGACCGAGACTTTTGCAGAACTGGACGTTCGCCCGATCCTTCGCGAGGGTGGCGAGCCCTTCGGGAAAATCATGGAGGCCGTTCAGACACTCGCGCCGGATCAGGGCCTGCGCCTCTACGCCACGTTCAAGCCCGTTCCGCTGTTCCACGTCCTCGGCAGCAAGGGCTTCAGCTATGAGGCGAACGAACTCGACGGCGGCGACTGGGAGGTGCTGTTCCGGCGCTCGGGCACCACGGCGCCCGCCGAACCGGTTGCCGTGGCCGCCGCATCGGACGCGGCGGGATGGCCCGAGCCAGTTGAGCAGATGGACAATCGCGACCTCGACCCGCCCGAACCAATGGTCCGCATCCTGGCCGCGCTGGAGAAAATGGAACAGGGGCAGGTTTTGTCGGCGCTTCTTTGCCGTGAGCCGATCTTCCTTCTGCCGGAACTGGGGAAACGCGGCCATGCATGGCGCGGAGCCTTCGAGCCGGACGGCACAACCTACAAGATCCTAATACGTATCGGTGGACACCGGGACGCCGCGGCCTGA
- a CDS encoding NifU N-terminal domain-containing protein — MFIQTEATADPATLKFLPGREVLSDGPLDMADGAAAARSPLAAHLFEIPGVTALSFGLDYITVTKDGGDWQHLKPALLGVIMEHFMSGAPVLSEPAKATANRASATRGPLAQKVTDALRLVIDPELGYNIVDLGLVYDVRTEGHDVDIIMTTTTRGCPATNYLKEGANDAAWSVEGVEAVEVNLTYDPPWAPEMMSPEAKGHFGIMD, encoded by the coding sequence ATGTTCATCCAGACCGAAGCCACGGCCGATCCGGCCACCTTGAAATTCCTGCCCGGCAGGGAAGTACTTTCCGACGGGCCGCTCGATATGGCCGACGGAGCCGCGGCCGCCCGTTCGCCGCTTGCCGCTCATCTCTTCGAAATCCCCGGCGTGACAGCGCTTTCCTTCGGGCTCGACTACATCACCGTCACGAAAGACGGCGGCGACTGGCAGCATCTCAAGCCGGCGCTGCTCGGCGTGATCATGGAGCATTTCATGTCGGGCGCACCGGTTCTTTCGGAACCGGCAAAGGCCACGGCCAACCGCGCTTCGGCGACCCGGGGCCCGCTGGCGCAAAAAGTCACGGATGCGCTGCGGCTCGTCATCGATCCGGAACTCGGCTACAACATCGTCGATCTCGGGCTGGTCTACGACGTCAGGACGGAAGGTCATGACGTCGACATCATCATGACCACGACGACGCGCGGCTGTCCGGCGACGAACTACCTCAAGGAAGGCGCGAACGACGCGGCATGGTCCGTGGAGGGTGTCGAAGCGGTTGAGGTCAATCTCACCTACGACCCGCCATGGGCGCCCGAGATGATGAGCCCCGAGGCGAAGGGCCATTTCGGCATCATGGATTGA
- a CDS encoding single-stranded DNA-binding protein, protein MAGSVNKVILVGNLGADPEIRRLNSGDPVVNLRVATTETWRDRNSGDRQERTEWHRVVIFNDNLAKVAEQYLKKGMKVYIEGQLQTRKWQDQSGQERYSTEVVLQKFRGELQMLDSRGQGGEGQVGYSGGGQNYGGGEQGRGGSDFGQSGPGNRGSGEGGGFSRDLDDEIPF, encoded by the coding sequence ATGGCGGGTAGCGTGAACAAGGTCATACTGGTCGGCAATCTGGGCGCCGATCCCGAGATCCGCCGGCTGAATTCCGGCGATCCGGTCGTCAATCTGAGAGTGGCCACGACTGAGACCTGGCGCGACCGGAACAGCGGCGATCGGCAGGAACGTACCGAATGGCACCGGGTCGTCATCTTCAACGACAACCTCGCCAAGGTCGCCGAGCAATACCTCAAGAAGGGCATGAAGGTTTATATCGAAGGCCAGTTGCAGACACGCAAATGGCAGGACCAGTCGGGGCAGGAGCGCTATTCGACCGAAGTGGTGCTGCAGAAGTTCCGCGGCGAGCTTCAGATGCTCGATTCACGGGGCCAGGGCGGCGAGGGACAGGTCGGCTACAGCGGCGGCGGCCAGAACTATGGCGGCGGCGAACAGGGCAGGGGCGGTTCCGATTTCGGCCAGTCCGGTCCAGGTAACCGTGGCAGCGGCGAAGGCGGCGGGTTCTCGCGCGACCTCGACGATGAGATTCCGTTCTGA